One Sediminicola sp. YIK13 DNA segment encodes these proteins:
- a CDS encoding DUF6090 family protein, translating into MIKFFRRIRQQLLSENKFSKYLLYAVGEIVLVVIGILIAVQINSWHSKIKEDKLKAVYIKNLINDFTKDTIQLNARIKDNEDNYYTLGIDSIITYIESPLTTLLDIKNLAKNKPLTGLRTINQYNVNTFNILVSTGDISLFEDALVQKVMELNRLQNFEIDISNGNRRTYFEMYNSYLKEYIPANRSNKTVINEIWDNKNATEHAPLYINTIQIQKHAINRYVELTKIVLAQTEELLELLEERKK; encoded by the coding sequence ATGATCAAATTCTTCCGCCGTATCAGGCAGCAACTTCTCTCTGAAAATAAATTCAGCAAATATCTACTTTACGCCGTTGGTGAAATTGTGCTTGTAGTCATTGGCATTTTAATTGCCGTACAAATAAACTCCTGGCATTCAAAAATAAAAGAAGACAAGTTAAAAGCGGTCTATATAAAAAACCTAATCAATGACTTTACCAAAGACACTATACAGCTAAACGCGAGGATTAAAGACAATGAAGATAATTATTATACGCTGGGAATCGACTCTATAATCACGTATATTGAAAGTCCCCTAACAACTTTATTGGACATAAAAAATTTAGCTAAAAACAAACCACTGACTGGTTTAAGGACGATAAACCAATACAATGTAAATACATTCAATATTCTAGTCTCTACAGGAGATATTAGTTTGTTTGAAGATGCTTTGGTGCAAAAAGTCATGGAGCTAAATCGGTTACAAAATTTTGAGATTGATATTTCTAATGGGAATAGAAGGACTTATTTCGAGATGTATAACAGCTATTTAAAAGAGTACATCCCAGCCAATAGATCAAACAAGACTGTAATAAATGAAATATGGGACAATAAGAACGCCACAGAACACGCACCCCTTTATATCAATACAATACAGATTCAGAAACATGCTATAAATCGTTACGTTGAACTCACAAAGATTGTATTAGCCCAAACTGAAGAACTTCTTGAGCTTTTGGAAGAACGTAAAAAATAA
- a CDS encoding serine hydrolase domain-containing protein: MRYTIILILLLVNSHIQAQDISKLVNDYTSSYANTGDFSGCILITKNDKIIFKNCYGYANQSFKVPNEVNTKFKIGSVSKQFTASAILLMEQEGLLKTTDTLSTFFPKNPNAELITIQQLLTHTSGITDIYNVPDFNKLSCQKNTISDVTILVLDSDLQFKPGTQYQYSNGGYAILAEIIEKLSGRTYQDYLNEKIFQPLNMTATGHNRYNDVIPNLAVGYDPSGYNNVKITDFLDPELLKGSGSLYSTVQDLQIWVESIENRSLLNKETYDQLLKNYGNNYGFGISVYKSFDQSVFGHDGRVNGYIADYLHYKESDITVIILGNIQTGVADFFRRDIAAIVFNKEYKSRAKRIPPEDDIKIEKEKIIGTYAFGPNFKVYVEDIEGSIQARANEGGYSELILLEDGRFFSRTLYSYIEFKEDDEGKIVKLVWTNNDGNSFDGPKE; the protein is encoded by the coding sequence ATGAGATACACAATAATATTAATACTCCTATTAGTTAATTCTCATATACAAGCACAGGATATTTCTAAACTTGTGAATGACTATACTAGTTCATACGCCAATACTGGCGATTTCAGCGGTTGTATTCTCATTACAAAAAATGATAAAATCATTTTCAAAAACTGTTATGGTTATGCGAACCAATCCTTCAAAGTTCCGAATGAGGTTAATACCAAATTCAAAATTGGTTCGGTTTCTAAGCAGTTCACAGCATCTGCAATTTTATTAATGGAACAAGAAGGATTGCTTAAAACCACAGATACTTTATCCACATTTTTTCCCAAAAACCCGAATGCTGAACTGATAACAATCCAGCAGTTATTGACCCATACATCAGGAATAACGGATATTTACAATGTTCCTGATTTCAATAAACTTTCTTGTCAAAAGAACACTATTTCTGATGTAACAATATTAGTTCTGGATTCGGATCTTCAATTTAAACCAGGAACCCAATATCAATACTCAAATGGCGGATATGCAATTTTAGCCGAAATAATTGAAAAGTTAAGTGGTCGTACATATCAAGATTACTTGAACGAAAAAATATTTCAACCATTGAATATGACTGCTACTGGTCATAATAGATATAACGATGTAATTCCAAATCTCGCTGTTGGTTATGACCCTTCAGGATACAATAATGTTAAGATAACCGATTTCCTCGATCCTGAATTATTGAAAGGTTCAGGGTCACTTTACAGTACGGTTCAAGATCTACAAATATGGGTTGAGTCAATTGAAAATAGATCTTTATTGAATAAAGAAACCTACGATCAATTGCTTAAAAATTATGGGAACAACTATGGATTTGGAATTTCCGTGTATAAATCTTTCGATCAATCGGTTTTTGGTCATGACGGAAGAGTCAATGGATATATTGCGGATTACCTACACTATAAAGAATCTGATATTACGGTAATTATACTGGGTAATATACAAACTGGTGTTGCGGATTTTTTCCGAAGAGACATTGCAGCAATTGTATTTAACAAAGAATATAAAAGCAGAGCAAAGCGAATCCCACCAGAAGATGACATTAAAATTGAGAAAGAAAAAATAATAGGAACCTACGCATTTGGACCAAATTTTAAAGTATACGTGGAAGACATTGAGGGCAGTATTCAAGCCAGAGCAAACGAAGGAGGATATTCGGAATTGATTTTGCTGGAGGACGGGCGATTTTTCAGTAGAACCCTATACTCATACATTGAGTTCAAAGAAGATGATGAAGGAAAAATAGTTAAATTGGTTTGGACCAATAATGATGGAAATAGTTTCGACGGACCAAAAGAATAA
- a CDS encoding PLDc N-terminal domain-containing protein, with protein MEKISVDFLSTLFVWQSLFLASIGFLVYCLIDILKNKFVQNDKIVWLLVVILLPILGSVLYVSIGRKKKLRQN; from the coding sequence ATGGAAAAAATTAGTGTAGATTTTTTATCAACCCTTTTCGTTTGGCAGTCATTATTCCTTGCATCAATTGGATTTTTGGTTTATTGCCTAATTGATATTTTAAAAAACAAATTTGTTCAAAATGATAAAATTGTTTGGCTCTTAGTCGTCATACTTCTTCCGATTTTAGGCTCAGTTTTGTATGTATCTATCGGCAGGAAAAAGAAGCTAAGGCAGAATTAA
- a CDS encoding class I SAM-dependent methyltransferase: MIKEKIIKAYEDLADEYNAKIDYKPHNAYYDRPNTLNLIGEVKGKSILDAACGPGKYAEIFISNGATVTGFDISPRMIELAKERNKNTGFFFVHDLAVPFEQLNDNSFDIIVCALAMHYIEDWKSTIQEFYRVLKDGGQLIISIEHPFFEFKYFNSIQYFKTEAVKCIWKNFGKPIEVNSYRRSLESCIMPLTTNGFYIDKLIEPKPTKEFEKIDPKHFKELNEFPAFMCIKAIRKPSGIDLKSEALTICTKHKNQALHLSCSTVHYYTLPFLNKSLWANK, from the coding sequence ATGATAAAAGAGAAAATCATTAAAGCATATGAAGATTTAGCAGATGAATACAATGCTAAAATAGATTACAAACCACATAATGCTTATTATGACCGTCCAAATACACTCAACTTAATAGGAGAAGTAAAAGGCAAATCTATTCTTGATGCTGCTTGTGGACCAGGTAAATATGCAGAAATATTCATTTCTAACGGAGCAACTGTAACTGGATTTGATATTAGTCCTCGAATGATAGAATTAGCGAAAGAACGAAATAAAAATACAGGCTTTTTTTTCGTACATGATTTGGCTGTTCCATTTGAGCAACTGAATGATAATTCGTTTGATATCATTGTATGTGCATTAGCCATGCATTATATTGAAGATTGGAAGTCCACAATTCAAGAGTTTTATAGAGTCTTGAAGGATGGAGGGCAACTAATAATTTCTATTGAACATCCATTTTTTGAATTTAAGTATTTCAATTCAATACAGTATTTTAAAACCGAGGCAGTAAAGTGTATATGGAAAAATTTCGGAAAACCTATTGAAGTCAATAGTTACAGAAGATCTCTTGAATCTTGTATAATGCCATTAACAACTAATGGTTTTTATATCGACAAGTTGATTGAACCTAAACCGACAAAAGAATTCGAAAAAATTGACCCAAAGCATTTTAAAGAATTAAATGAGTTTCCTGCTTTTATGTGTATTAAGGCCATACGGAAACCTTCTGGAATAGATTTAAAAAGCGAAGCGCTGACAATATGTACAAAACATAAAAATCAGGCACTTCATTTATCCTGTAGCACAGTACATTATTACACACTACCATTTTTAAACAAATCGTTATGGGCAAACAAATGA
- a CDS encoding alpha/beta hydrolase, protein MKNFIYLLNWLPQLVFSQPDVEISNILIGYWEGAFIKNNSYQKIDINFTERDGNVFGLQIMDEWHPTFGEFEVPVQIDSIGQISFGTGYGKAKLILDKNNLEITGQVAGYNPSIYLHLKKVAKRPGPDYSVEKVSISSDNLELSGHLHLPFHNPTKTAIIIVGGRGCNADETKYNLYAKFFRKYGIAVLAYQKRGTGNSTGNCDLATVKDLATDLSNVKSFLVTHNEGFEKIGVLGISAGGWTMAKAEQNANFDFMISIVGPSTSVKDQQIQSATFGADFYQLQPTAKEKLIEYTNLMFDAKPTKKGFESMENLLASSEEEGWRQLLESTDIPKTETEIKNLWVRRHNFDPKNVLKSYANPFLGIYGERDWIVPQKENIELLKEYFKDNFENLTTVNAYNAEHGMEMESKWIDLGQNQWYWHFYRISPEVRIAIVDFLDKYKLIK, encoded by the coding sequence ATGAAAAACTTTATATATCTACTCAATTGGCTTCCTCAATTAGTATTTTCCCAACCTGATGTAGAAATTTCTAATATTCTAATCGGATATTGGGAAGGCGCATTCATAAAAAATAATTCTTACCAAAAGATTGATATTAACTTCACGGAAAGAGATGGTAACGTTTTCGGGCTTCAAATTATGGACGAATGGCATCCTACTTTTGGTGAATTTGAAGTTCCTGTTCAGATAGACTCGATTGGTCAAATAAGTTTTGGAACAGGTTATGGAAAAGCCAAATTGATCTTAGATAAAAACAATCTTGAAATCACGGGACAGGTAGCAGGTTACAATCCTTCCATTTATTTACACCTGAAGAAAGTAGCGAAAAGGCCAGGGCCTGATTACAGCGTTGAAAAAGTGTCGATTAGCTCAGATAATCTAGAGTTATCTGGTCATTTACATCTTCCTTTTCACAACCCAACCAAAACCGCAATAATCATAGTTGGTGGTAGAGGTTGTAATGCTGACGAAACAAAATACAATCTATATGCCAAATTTTTTAGGAAATACGGTATAGCAGTTCTTGCCTATCAAAAACGAGGAACTGGTAATTCTACCGGAAATTGTGATTTGGCAACTGTAAAGGATTTGGCAACGGATTTAAGCAACGTAAAATCGTTTTTAGTAACACATAATGAAGGCTTTGAAAAAATCGGAGTTTTAGGAATAAGTGCCGGAGGATGGACCATGGCCAAGGCAGAACAAAATGCTAACTTTGATTTTATGATTAGTATAGTTGGTCCGTCCACATCAGTTAAAGATCAACAAATTCAATCAGCCACTTTTGGGGCAGATTTTTACCAGCTTCAACCAACAGCCAAAGAAAAGCTAATTGAATACACTAATCTTATGTTCGACGCTAAGCCCACCAAAAAAGGCTTCGAATCAATGGAAAATTTGTTAGCATCATCGGAAGAAGAAGGTTGGCGTCAACTTTTAGAAAGTACAGATATTCCAAAAACTGAAACTGAAATTAAAAATCTATGGGTACGAAGACACAATTTTGACCCAAAGAATGTCCTTAAAAGTTATGCCAACCCATTTTTGGGAATATATGGAGAAAGAGATTGGATTGTTCCACAAAAAGAAAACATTGAACTTTTGAAAGAGTATTTCAAGGACAATTTTGAGAATCTGACAACAGTGAATGCTTATAATGCCGAACACGGGATGGAAATGGAGTCCAAATGGATTGATTTAGGGCAAAACCAATGGTATTGGCACTTTTATAGAATTTCACCAGAAGTACGGATCGCTATTGTAGATTTTTTAGATAAATACAAATTGATTAAATAA
- a CDS encoding DUF1348 family protein encodes MKSKLSIINAFLIIVIVMTGCNSDKSEYNKMVEFGQRYTDAWNSNQPEKMASFYAHNGMLTVNKGTPAVGRKQLAETAQSYMEAFPDMELTMDSLTKEDDAYRYYWTFKGTNTGPNGTGNKVDFSGFEEWTMNDQGLVHKSIGTYDAQEYERQLKGN; translated from the coding sequence ATGAAAAGTAAACTTTCAATAATAAACGCATTTCTTATAATCGTAATTGTAATGACAGGATGTAATTCGGACAAGTCAGAATACAATAAAATGGTTGAATTTGGACAAAGATATACTGACGCTTGGAATAGCAACCAACCAGAAAAAATGGCTTCATTTTATGCGCATAATGGAATGCTTACTGTAAATAAAGGAACACCAGCAGTGGGAAGAAAACAATTAGCAGAAACCGCTCAGTCTTATATGGAAGCATTTCCCGATATGGAATTGACAATGGACAGTCTTACCAAGGAAGATGATGCCTACAGATATTATTGGACTTTTAAAGGAACTAATACAGGACCAAACGGAACTGGAAATAAAGTGGATTTCAGCGGATTCGAGGAATGGACAATGAATGACCAAGGGCTCGTCCATAAATCGATCGGAACTTATGATGCCCAAGAATACGAAAGACAGCTGAAAGGAAATTAA
- a CDS encoding formylglycine-generating enzyme family protein: protein MKDILKAKHLWLLIVLALMCSAFSTKLLIIENIIKNPKMVEIEGGTFIMGQNNGEGDEKPEHLVEIKDFYIAKFEITVAEYRKFCNATKRDMPKKPEWGWIDNHPIINTSWNDAIGYIEWLNEKTHQDYRLPTEAEFEYVIRNGGEPGVYPWGELQPTNENLADETYKSKTSRSRIWENYQDSFAFTAPVGSFEPNKLGVCDINGNIWEWCSDWYGAYSNQKMIDPQGPISGKNKVGRGASYDADPWHSRSASRAFVEPDFKRPGFRLALNKK from the coding sequence ATGAAAGATATATTGAAAGCAAAGCATTTATGGTTACTAATCGTTCTTGCTTTAATGTGTTCAGCATTTTCAACCAAATTATTAATAATTGAAAATATTATTAAAAATCCTAAGATGGTAGAAATCGAAGGAGGAACTTTCATAATGGGCCAGAATAATGGTGAAGGTGACGAAAAACCAGAACATCTTGTTGAAATTAAAGATTTCTATATTGCCAAATTTGAAATTACAGTTGCGGAGTATAGAAAATTCTGTAATGCAACTAAAAGAGACATGCCAAAGAAACCTGAATGGGGCTGGATTGATAACCACCCAATCATAAACACCTCTTGGAATGATGCCATAGGATATATTGAATGGTTAAATGAAAAAACTCATCAAGATTATCGATTACCTACGGAAGCAGAATTTGAATATGTGATAAGAAATGGTGGTGAGCCTGGTGTATATCCTTGGGGAGAATTACAACCTACCAATGAAAATTTAGCAGACGAAACATACAAATCAAAAACCTCACGTAGCAGAATCTGGGAAAATTATCAAGACAGTTTTGCTTTTACCGCTCCTGTTGGATCCTTTGAGCCGAATAAACTAGGGGTATGTGACATAAATGGCAATATCTGGGAATGGTGTAGCGACTGGTATGGAGCATATTCCAACCAAAAGATGATTGACCCTCAAGGGCCAATTTCAGGAAAAAACAAGGTAGGTCGTGGAGCAAGCTATGATGCAGACCCTTGGCATTCTAGGTCAGCTAGCAGAGCATTTGTTGAACCTGATTTTAAAAGGCCCGGATTTAGACTTGCATTGAATAAGAAATAA
- a CDS encoding alpha/beta hydrolase family protein — protein sequence MTKSILATIFIFPLTFLCYCQTDTIQLIEPTGNYAVGTSVYEWIDETREMKIRPDFSQKRALVTQFWYPVKSDSTLTKSPYSALSKDYQKTFTNSYLRTSIAAEIDKTSLIIIVPGRGTERFLYTTIAEELASYGFVVASIDMPEIGYVIYKDGFTLYPSDDFKTPSGMMAGPYQKVDAFFEEPTEMGYQDLMFALEKINELNANAFENKLDLNKIGVYGHSLGGRIAGEFTARNKKVRALSTMEGIPPRDVRYEGKIDVPSLMLCSSGTLKYAVDNYNSFIDNRKNTVYMTELIDFGHNSMTDNPYIYPENFRYDIDSQKALEISRTLLTKFFKEALLGETGFYEENKDMEFVKIEKYK from the coding sequence ATGACAAAAAGTATTCTAGCGACAATTTTTATTTTTCCTTTAACCTTTCTGTGTTATTGTCAGACTGATACGATTCAATTAATTGAACCTACTGGGAATTATGCTGTTGGTACTTCAGTTTACGAATGGATAGACGAGACAAGGGAAATGAAGATACGACCCGACTTTTCTCAGAAAAGAGCACTAGTGACTCAATTTTGGTATCCAGTAAAATCTGATTCTACCTTGACCAAATCCCCATATAGCGCATTATCTAAAGACTATCAAAAAACATTTACCAATTCTTATCTAAGGACTTCCATTGCTGCAGAAATTGACAAAACCTCGTTGATAATAATAGTACCGGGCAGAGGAACAGAAAGATTTCTTTACACAACTATTGCGGAAGAGCTAGCAAGTTACGGATTTGTGGTTGCCTCAATAGATATGCCCGAAATAGGTTATGTTATTTATAAAGACGGTTTTACTTTATATCCATCTGATGATTTTAAAACACCAAGCGGGATGATGGCAGGCCCTTATCAAAAAGTGGATGCTTTTTTTGAAGAACCAACAGAGATGGGGTATCAAGATTTAATGTTTGCTCTTGAAAAAATCAATGAACTTAACGCAAATGCTTTTGAAAATAAATTAGACTTAAACAAGATAGGTGTTTATGGGCATTCTCTAGGTGGTAGAATAGCCGGTGAATTTACTGCCAGAAACAAAAAGGTAAGGGCATTGTCAACTATGGAAGGCATACCGCCTCGGGATGTAAGGTATGAGGGGAAGATAGATGTTCCATCATTAATGTTATGTAGCTCTGGAACTCTAAAATATGCTGTGGATAATTACAATAGTTTTATCGATAATCGGAAAAATACAGTTTATATGACGGAGTTAATTGACTTTGGACATAATTCAATGACCGACAATCCATATATCTACCCTGAAAATTTTAGGTACGATATTGATTCTCAAAAAGCACTTGAGATTAGTCGAACTTTACTAACAAAATTTTTCAAAGAGGCTTTATTAGGCGAAACAGGCTTTTATGAAGAGAATAAAGATATGGAGTTTGTGAAAATCGAAAAGTATAAATAA